The genome window GTGTGATTTCCTCAGCTGTAGGTTCCTCTTCTCTTACTTCTACTTTGAAGAGTTTTCTGTTGATAATATTTGACGATAAGAGAGCGAGGATCCTGTCCTCATGATGCTGCCACACCTTCAAGGCACTCCATATATCGTTGTCGTCCAGCGCAATATAGTTATCCAGTGCTTCGGAGTGTGACTGGAACGAACGGGCTGTTATGTCCTCATACAGGAAGTAGCGGAGAGCAGGAGAAGCGAAAAGCTCAACGCCTTGTTTTGCCAGTTGCTTGGCACGGCGCAGGGTATTGATAAGAATGTTCTCACAGCCCACAGTGGTCTTGTGCAGGTAAACCTGCCAATACATCAAACGTCGGGAAGTGAGATAATTCTCTATAGAATAGATGCCATTCGATTCTACGACCAGCGTGTCGTCCACCACGTTGAGCATCTTGATGATACGTGCCGAACCGATGTTCCCCTCAGTCACACCTGTGAAGAAACTGTCACGGCGCAAATAGTCAAGCCTGTCCATGTCAAGCTGGCTGGAAATCAGTTGATGGAGGAAAGACTTGGGATATTCATTCTTGAAGATGCTGATGGCAAGGTTCAGCGCACCGTGCATCTCCTGGTTGATACGGTCCATCATCAACAGCGATATTTCTTCGTGTGTAATACCGCTGATGAGCGTATTCTCCAGTACATGAGAGAACGGACCGTGCCCGATGTCGTGCATGAGTATGGCTGCCTGCACAGCCTCTGCCTCACTGTCAAAGACAAAAACTCCTTTTTGTTGCAGCGATACAAGTGCCTCGCTCATGAGATGGAATGTGCCTAACGAGTGTTGGAAGCGGGTGTGTTGTGCGCCCGGATAAACCTCCTGTGTCAGTCCTAACTGTTTGATGCGTGTCAGTCGTTGCATGAGCGGGTGGCGCACAATGTCAAGTAACAATCCACGTGGCATCTTGATAAACCCGAAAACCGGGTCGTTGATTATCTTTGAGTCGGTCATTTTGCCTGTATTATCTTCTTTTTATCATTACTTTGCAAAGATAGCACATAATAACGTAACGGACAAACTTACGCTATTATTTCGGGCGGAAAGCACAGGCTTTCGTTATGTTTTATAGTTTGTCAGTCTTCCCGTCTTCTACAAACAACTTATTCCCATATCAACCAATGTTTGTAAACTATTTTCATACAGTTCAAAACCAATACATGGTCTTTTGGCTTCTAAAAGACGCCCAATTGGCTTGCAATAGATGCCCTTTTGAGGTCTAACTGACGCCCTTTTGAAGTCCAATTAAGCACCTTTTCTTGCGCTACTTTATAACCAACTGATTTACTGTTGGTTGCAAACTTGCTTTTTACACGTATTTTTGCCTTTATCCGTAGGTATTTTACCCGGAATTATGTCATGATTTTTCAATCTGTCGTCTGTCTTTTCAAAGTATTGACATGAAAAGGTTTTCTGCATCGGAGGATGATAATAAAGTAGGTAGCCAAGACCGTCTTGGCTATGTTTTTATTTAATAAATAACTTCGGTTCATCCGTTAAAGCCATACGAAAAGTGTCCACGCATTTAACGGAAGAACCATAATTAGGCTGTAACTAAGAACTAATTGAACCGCAATTAAGGCTTGATTGGGATGTAAACAGGCATTAATAGTTTTACACGTAAGGGATTTGTTTTTAAAAAACATGTTCATTTTTGATTCCATAATCTTTCCCTGTATTACTGTGATTGTGCTGTGTTTTTTTATGATAGGAGGAACTAAAGAGTGTATGTTAAATAAAAAAGCGATGACCTTCGCAGGTGATCGCTCTTAATTCAATAGGTATTAGCCTTTAAAGGTAAAAGATTGTTTTCAGGATAACAGTTACAAAGATATGTCATTTTCCTTTACCATGCAAACTTTTTGTTTATTTTTTTGCACTTCATGATAATGTGTACGAACACATCATGAAAGGAATTGTTCGATATGTGTTTTTGGAACCAATTTTAATACTTTCCAATAGAATTTCTGTTATTCGCAGAATATAATTACCTTTGCATAGCTCTTATGAGTGAATTACCTTTCAATTAAAAAGCTATATCTTCAGTTACTATATTATTAATGAATATGAAGAAAAGAACAATCGTCTTGTTTGGACTACTTTTGATGGTGCTTACAGTTGTTGCTGGCGGCAGAATCAAGGTGGCATGTGTGGGAAACAGTGTGACATGGGGCATGACAATTACTGACAGGGAGAAGTATTGCTACCCGTCACAGTTACAACAGATGTTAGGAGAAGGGTATGAGGTGAGAAATTTCGGACACTCCGGTACTACTTTGCTTTGTCGTGGACATCGCCCTTATGTGAATCAGAAAGAGTATAAGGAGGCGTTGGATTTCAAGGCAGACCTTGTTGTTATTCATCTCGGACTCAATGATACTGACCCACGTAACTGGCCAGAACACAGTGAGGAGTTCAATACAGATTATATCAGTTTGATTGACAGCTTCCGGCAGGCAAATCCTAAGGCAAAGATTTGGATATGCCTTATGACGCCTATTTTTGACCGTCATCCTCGTTTTGAGAGTGGTACACGTGACTGGCATGAGCAGATTCAGAAGCATATACGTCAGGTAGCTAAGGCGGCACGGCTTCCATTGATTGATTTGAATACGCCTTTGTACAGTCGTCCTGACCTTCTTGCTGATGCAATTCATCCGAATGCTGAGGGCGCAAAGATTATCGCCGAGACTGTGTATGGAGCCTTGACCGGCAACTATGGTGGTCTTGCTCTTTCTCCACTTTATACGGATGGCATGGTTGTTCAGCGCAGCAAGCCTGTTATCTTCCGAGGCAAAGCAAATACAGGTGAGACTGTCAGGGTGAATTTCAACGGTCGTACACTCTCAGCCATAGCTGATGGGGCAGGGAAGTGGAGAGTTTCTTTCCCGGCAGAAAAGGCAGGTGGACCTTATCATGCAGTGATAAGTACGAAGAAAGAGAAACTTACAATTAAGGATATATATGTTGGTGAGGTGTGGCTTTGTTCGGGACAATCGAATATGGAATTGCCTGTGAACGCTGTACAGAGCAGAAAACAGGACTTGGACGAAGCTGACAGACAGACTCGCCTGCATCTGTTTAATATGTCTGCCATCTATCCAACAAATGCCGTTGCATGGTCGGCTGCAGCCTGTGACTCAGTAAATCGTCATCAGTACCTTCGTGTCGGACCATGGCGCAACTGCTCCCGTGAGTCATTGAGCGGCTTCTCAGCCGTTGCTTATCACTTTGGTAAGAAGTTGGCTGACAGTCTGCAGGTACCTGTGGGCATCATTTGTAATGCTGTTGGCGGAACGACTACGGAGTCGTGGATTGACCGTAGGACGTTAGAACAGCGTATGCCTGCTATCCTCCGCGACTGGTATCATGGTGATTTCGGTATGAAATGGGCACGAGAGAGGGCGTTGCAGAATGTCAGTGTGAGCAAAAATCCGCTGCAGCGTCATCCCTATGCACCAGCTTATATGTTTGAGGCAGGTATGCTTCCTTTGAAGGGTTATGATGTCAAAGGCGTTGTATGGTATCAAGGTGAATCCAATGCGCACAATATGGAATTACATGAACGGTTATTCCCCATGTTGCAGAAGAGCTGGCGCAGGTTCTTCCACAATCCGGAACTGCCGTTCTATTTCGTACAGCTTTCAAGTTTGAATCGTCCGTCATGGCCACGTTTCCGTGACTCTCAACGTCGTATGGCATCAACACTGCGTAATACATGGATGGCTGTGACAACGGATGTAGGTGACTCCCTGGACGTACATTATACGAACAAGAAGCCTGTTGGTGAGCGGCTTGGTTTGCAGGCATTGCATCATAGTTATGATTACAAGATTGAGTCTGAGGGACCTGTCTGTCATTCGGTGTCGGTGAAGGACAATGGTCTTGAACTTCAGTTCACCCATGCTCAATCGCTGTCTGCCAATGGCAGCCGTCTTGTTGGCTTTGAAGTAGCAGGTGCTGATGGTATCTACTTTCCTGCTGAGGCACAGATAACATCGTCAAACACACTCCTTGTCAGGTCTTCCTCTGTTACACGTCCTCTCTATGTCCGTTATGGCTGGCAACCCTTCACACGTGCCAATCTTGTGAATGAAGCGGGACTGCCATGTAGTACATTCCAATGGAAGGTTAGGAAGTGAACGTTTTAAGTAGTATTTCTCCTTTGTGAATAAAAGGATAATACAAAGCCAGACTGGGTTGCAGTCTGGCTTTGTTGTTTATGAAGACGGACTAAATAATGTATTCCTCTGTATTCTATAATTATAAAGTTGGTAGCTGTCCGATAAAACTTAAGCAATTTGTGTTCTAATGTGGAATCTCTTTTAAACAGATAGCTTTGTGTTGTCTTTAGAAAAGTAGGTCAACTAATCAAAAAAGTCTTGTTTGCTTTCGGTAGTACAACTCTTTTCTAACAACAAGTTACTTACATTCCGACAATATATTGTAAGGTGTTTTGCACTCAACACCACTGGTGTTTACCAACACCACCACGTGTGTTGGGCAGCAGCACGTCAGCTAAAGATGAGCAAAGAGGTTCATTATAAACATTATAATATACATTGTAATATACTAATACATTCATCCACTTTTATGTCAGTCTCTTCGGTCGGAATACTTGGAAGAAATTGGAAAGGGAAACAGATACCGAGCTTATAGGCATTGGTGAGAAGAGGCAGAAAGCGGTCATAATAACCTTTTCCACGACCAAGACGGTTACGTTGCGCATCAAAAGCCATGCCTGGGATGAGTGCGAAATCTATAGACGAAAAGTCGGTGAAGGCTTCACCGGTAGGTTCAAGAATTCCGTAAGTACTTGTCTCAAATGCTTCTGAGCCATGATAGAGGCGGAGTTCCATCTCAGTATCACTGATGACAACGGGAAGTAGAACTGTTTTCCCATCGGTATGGAGCTGCTGGATAAGGTCGTGTGTATAGACCTCATCAGGCAGAGAATTATATAGAAGAACTGTCTTGGATTCCTTCAGACGCGGGTGGCCCAGGACATGCTCAATAATCGGACGGGACTGCTCTATCAGCTCTTCCGTAGAAAACTTTTTTTTACGTGCTCTCACCTCTTTCCGTAGGGCTGCTTTATCAAACTGTTTCATCAACGTCGGGGAGTTGTTTTATGTAAGGAGTCTGTCTGACGATGAGCCTTCTGTTGTGAATTAAGCAACAGGATAGAAGGGCTGCGGAAGACGTTTACAGCAGCCTTTATCGTAGTATCATCTCGGTTCACATATTCTATCCATGCCTGTTCGTCAAGAATGTTATATATGATGCGACTGTTAAGATAGTCTTGTAGGAGCGAGTGTGAACGCATAATCATGAGATTGCGCCGACGCAGTCCATTCTTTTCTGCAAAGTTGACGAAGTCACTCACAAGGTTCTGATGTTCCAGATAGTTAGCCAAAGGCAGCATCTTGCCAAAGCCACTGAGTTTCTTTCTGTTGCTGTCCGTATAATTAAAAGCATATTGGAGTATCAATCCGCTCATTACCGCCTCCTTATAATAAGAGGTTACCTTTGAAGTGTCTTCAGGAACGAATGTGTCAGGTGTAATACCACCACCACCATAGACGATACGTCCATTCTGTGTATGATAGGCTGGGCCTTCGTGTTTGATGCTATCCTGTGAGAAGAATTCACCATGCTGGTAACGTGTGAGAATATCTTTCTCATAATCAGCATTGTCACCAGGTTTGAACGGCTTTTGTATGCAGCGCCCCGATGGAGTGTAATAACGTGCGATAGTCAGTCTTATCAAGCTGCCATCATTAAACTGTATCTGTTGTTGTACCAGTCCTTTACCAAAGGAACGGCGTCCGACAATGACAGCTCGGTCATTGTCCTGCATAGCACCTGCAAAGATTTCTGCAGCCGAAGCTGAGCCCTCATTGATAAGTACTACCATTGGAATATGCTGGTAGCTACCTTTGCCATCGCTACGGTAGTCAATACGAGGGCTCTTTCTTCCCTGCGTGTAAACAATAAGGCGATTCTTGGGCAGGAACTCATTTGACATCTGCACAGCCGACTCCAAGATGCCTCCACCATTATCTCGAAGGTCAATAACTAAATGATCAGCTCCCTGGATGTTCAGTGTCTGTAAAGCTGCAAGCATTTCAGCATATGTACGTTCGCCAAAACTCTTGATGCGGATATAACCTGTAGAGTCGTTGAGCATATAAGTTGCAGAAACACTCTTCACCGCAATGTCGCCACGTGTTACGGTGAACATCTTTACACCTTTCTCACCATACCGTTTAACACCTATCTTTACCTTTGAGTCTTTCGGTCCTTTAAGACGGTGCATAGCCTCCTCGTTGGTTACCTCTTTACCCACAAACGCTTTACCGTTAACACTCACTACCTTGTCACCTGCCAACAGTCCTGCCTTGTCAGCAGGTCCGTCCTTGATGACATTCTGTATTCGTAACGTATCCTGTCGGATATTGAATTCTATTCCCACACCAGAGAAAGAACCCTTCAAATCGTCTGTAGCCAACTGCACATCCTTTGCACTGATATAGACTGAATGTGGATCAAGTTCTGATAGAATCTCTGGGATAGCCTTGTCTACAAGCTCGTCTATATTGACTGAATCGACATACTGATCGTCAATAATATGTAGCAGATTGCTCAGCCGACTGCTACCGCTATTGATGATATTCAGTCGGTTACCAGAGAAATGATTGGCATAGAAAGTACCAATAAGAATACCGATGACAACACAAAGTGCCATCAGCAGTGGCATGAAACGGTTATTCTTGTTTTGATTCATAAAAGCCTCACCCACGCTCTCCCGTATAAGAAAGATGCATTGTCAGGGTGCTCGTTGATTTACTTGTTATACATTGTTCTATTATAAGGCTCGGTTCTAAAGAGGATAAGTGAAAAGAGGAAATCTCAATAAGCCATGGAAGCCATAGGAGGCAAATAGGGTAAATTAGGTTAATGAAGTAAATTAAATTAATTCATCATATTCAGCAATTTAGTCTTGTCAGGCTTATATTTCCAATGCCAAATAACCCTCAATACTTAAAAGCCTACTGGCTAATTATATTCTTTTTCACTCAAGAAAGACTCAACGGGTGCCGTCAAGACTCCTGTATTCCACTTCAATTCCTGCTCGTGTCAGCAGGTCTATACCATCTGTAAGGCGATACTTCTCGGCATAAACAACGCGACGGATACCAGCCTGTATGATAAGTTTTG of Prevotella fusca JCM 17724 contains these proteins:
- a CDS encoding HD domain-containing protein, whose protein sequence is MTDSKIINDPVFGFIKMPRGLLLDIVRHPLMQRLTRIKQLGLTQEVYPGAQHTRFQHSLGTFHLMSEALVSLQQKGVFVFDSEAEAVQAAILMHDIGHGPFSHVLENTLISGITHEEISLLMMDRINQEMHGALNLAISIFKNEYPKSFLHQLISSQLDMDRLDYLRRDSFFTGVTEGNIGSARIIKMLNVVDDTLVVESNGIYSIENYLTSRRLMYWQVYLHKTTVGCENILINTLRRAKQLAKQGVELFASPALRYFLYEDITARSFQSHSEALDNYIALDDNDIWSALKVWQHHEDRILALLSSNIINRKLFKVEVREEEPTAEEITLLKEQISDRHKVDIADCDYLMGVNRVQKDMYNPFDDHISILYKDGTLKDITEASEILNIELLSKKICKYYLCYQRF
- a CDS encoding GDSL-type esterase/lipase family protein yields the protein MNMKKRTIVLFGLLLMVLTVVAGGRIKVACVGNSVTWGMTITDREKYCYPSQLQQMLGEGYEVRNFGHSGTTLLCRGHRPYVNQKEYKEALDFKADLVVIHLGLNDTDPRNWPEHSEEFNTDYISLIDSFRQANPKAKIWICLMTPIFDRHPRFESGTRDWHEQIQKHIRQVAKAARLPLIDLNTPLYSRPDLLADAIHPNAEGAKIIAETVYGALTGNYGGLALSPLYTDGMVVQRSKPVIFRGKANTGETVRVNFNGRTLSAIADGAGKWRVSFPAEKAGGPYHAVISTKKEKLTIKDIYVGEVWLCSGQSNMELPVNAVQSRKQDLDEADRQTRLHLFNMSAIYPTNAVAWSAAACDSVNRHQYLRVGPWRNCSRESLSGFSAVAYHFGKKLADSLQVPVGIICNAVGGTTTESWIDRRTLEQRMPAILRDWYHGDFGMKWARERALQNVSVSKNPLQRHPYAPAYMFEAGMLPLKGYDVKGVVWYQGESNAHNMELHERLFPMLQKSWRRFFHNPELPFYFVQLSSLNRPSWPRFRDSQRRMASTLRNTWMAVTTDVGDSLDVHYTNKKPVGERLGLQALHHSYDYKIESEGPVCHSVSVKDNGLELQFTHAQSLSANGSRLVGFEVAGADGIYFPAEAQITSSNTLLVRSSSVTRPLYVRYGWQPFTRANLVNEAGLPCSTFQWKVRK
- a CDS encoding 5-formyltetrahydrofolate cyclo-ligase; this translates as MKQFDKAALRKEVRARKKKFSTEELIEQSRPIIEHVLGHPRLKESKTVLLYNSLPDEVYTHDLIQQLHTDGKTVLLPVVISDTEMELRLYHGSEAFETSTYGILEPTGEAFTDFSSIDFALIPGMAFDAQRNRLGRGKGYYDRFLPLLTNAYKLGICFPFQFLPSIPTEETDIKVDECISILQCIL
- a CDS encoding S41 family peptidase → MNQNKNNRFMPLLMALCVVIGILIGTFYANHFSGNRLNIINSGSSRLSNLLHIIDDQYVDSVNIDELVDKAIPEILSELDPHSVYISAKDVQLATDDLKGSFSGVGIEFNIRQDTLRIQNVIKDGPADKAGLLAGDKVVSVNGKAFVGKEVTNEEAMHRLKGPKDSKVKIGVKRYGEKGVKMFTVTRGDIAVKSVSATYMLNDSTGYIRIKSFGERTYAEMLAALQTLNIQGADHLVIDLRDNGGGILESAVQMSNEFLPKNRLIVYTQGRKSPRIDYRSDGKGSYQHIPMVVLINEGSASAAEIFAGAMQDNDRAVIVGRRSFGKGLVQQQIQFNDGSLIRLTIARYYTPSGRCIQKPFKPGDNADYEKDILTRYQHGEFFSQDSIKHEGPAYHTQNGRIVYGGGGITPDTFVPEDTSKVTSYYKEAVMSGLILQYAFNYTDSNRKKLSGFGKMLPLANYLEHQNLVSDFVNFAEKNGLRRRNLMIMRSHSLLQDYLNSRIIYNILDEQAWIEYVNRDDTTIKAAVNVFRSPSILLLNSQQKAHRQTDSLHKTTPRR